One genomic region from Nymphaea colorata isolate Beijing-Zhang1983 chromosome 10, ASM883128v2, whole genome shotgun sequence encodes:
- the LOC116261855 gene encoding uncharacterized protein LOC116261855 yields the protein MVSSLQIPFSSIFTDTHFQRKDASANLLSKSLFPSLGVGTTSLRTGPQRRPCSGCNRRTGAFQASLLESPVLWAGRVCIYYALLKAGLAGSQSNPLISETGNDVPLSTWLDNLMGKSEDDEANSRRKLVSKWHPTTKGTLKRSYRVPSKSVGRRLLQSIASLLSEDDNFVDASSHKGCRIRRESAHGETVCCNNVRALFDELPTPHLVVEITAFPAGPLTDEDYAKAEKLEKVLRSGASI from the exons ATGGTATCTTCCCTCCAGATCCCCTTCTCTTCTATTTTCACTGATACCCATTTCCAAAGAAAGGATGCATCTGCCAATCTCTTGTCCAAgtccctcttcccttctctgGGAGTGGGGACTACCAGTCTCCGTACTGGTCCTCAGCGTCGACCTTGTTCCGGTTGTAATAGAAGGACGGGTGCCTTCCAGGCGTCCTTGTTAGAAAGCCCCGTTTTGTGGGCTGGACGAGTATGCATCTACTATGCTCTCCTGAAGGCAGGACTGGCTGGTTCCCAGAGCAATCCATTAATTTCTG AAACTGGGAATGATGTTCCCCTCTCTACGTGGCTTGACAACTTGATGGGAAAGTCAG AGGATGACGAAGCGAACAGCAGAAGGAAACTGGTCAGTAAATGGCATCCTACAACAAAGGGCACATTAAAGAGGAGCTACAGGGTTCCCTCAAAATCAGTAGGTCGACGCCTGCTTCAATCTATTGCCTCCTTGCTCTCAGAAGATGATAATTTCGTAGATGCTAGTTCCCACAAG GGGTGTCGGATCAGGAGGGAGAGTGCTCATGGTGAAACTGTTTGCTGTAACAACGTAAGAGCCTTGTTTGATGAGCTTCCCACTCCCCATCTGGTAGTAGAGATCACAGCTTTCCCTGCTGGCCCATTAACTGACGAGGATTACGCCAAGGCAGAGAAATTGGAGAAGGTGCTCCGTTCCGGTGCTTCAATTTAG